The following coding sequences are from one Vicugna pacos chromosome 11, VicPac4, whole genome shotgun sequence window:
- the KNDC1 gene encoding kinase non-catalytic C-lobe domain-containing protein 1 isoform X9: protein MQAMDPAAADFYEEDGKDLDFYDFEPLPTLPEDEENVSLADILSLRDSGLSEQEAWAVCLECSLSMRSVAHSAIFQTLCITPDTLAFNTSGNVCFMEQLSDDPEGAFVPPEFDVTGNTFESS, encoded by the exons ATGCAGGCCATGGACCCGGCCGCAGCGGATTTTTATGAGGAGGACGGCAAAGACCTAGACTTCTACGACTTCGAGCCGCTCCCTACTCTGCCAGAGGATGAG GAGAACGTGTCCCTGGCCGACATCCTCTCCCTGCGGGACAGCGGCCTCAGCGAGCAGGAGGCCTGGGCCGTGTGCCTGGAGTGCAGTCTGTCCATGAGGAGTGTTGCGCACTCGGCCATCTTCCAGACGCTCTGCATCACGCCCGACACGCTGGCCTTCAACACCAGTGGGAACGTGTGCTTCATGGAGCAGCTCAGCG aCGACCCTGAGGGAGCCTTTGTCCCCCCGGAGTTCGATGTGACTGGGAACACCTTTGAG